The Calditrichota bacterium genome has a window encoding:
- a CDS encoding phosphomannomutase/phosphoglucomutase translates to MINPNIFREYDIRGVVADDLTPEVVYELGRGIGTFIRRKGAKKFTVGRDGRLTSERIVNDLKSGLLTTGLELIDVGQVPTPVLYYSAVKLETDGGIQVTGSHNPPEFNGIKMAYGKTSIHGAMIQEIRGLCERKDYEKSDGKQSSSNILPDYIAWLTANLKLERKVRVGVDSGNGVGGMCGPQIFREIGAEVFDIYTEVDGRFPNHHPDPTVEKNLVALKKLVADNKLELGVGFDGDADRLGAIDGSGKVIWGDMLMTLFARSILKNLPGAKVIADVKCSENFFADVKKHGGTPIMWKTGHALIKSKLWDEKAALAGEMSGHFFFADRFFGFDDGIYSAGRLLEIVSRLPHSLAQELSDLPKTYSTPEIRVDCPDEVKFDVVDKVKHSFKARGLETIDLDGVRVNFGDGNWALVRASNTQPTLVLRIEAKSQDKLDSIQEDVSKVLKDAGFTFDPNASGGH, encoded by the coding sequence ATGATTAATCCCAACATTTTTCGCGAATATGATATTCGCGGCGTCGTCGCGGACGACCTGACACCTGAAGTTGTTTACGAACTGGGCCGCGGAATCGGCACGTTCATTCGCCGGAAAGGCGCGAAGAAATTCACTGTCGGCCGCGACGGACGTCTGACCAGCGAACGCATCGTCAACGATCTGAAATCCGGTCTGCTCACAACCGGACTTGAGCTGATCGACGTCGGTCAGGTGCCGACTCCGGTGCTTTACTATTCCGCCGTGAAACTCGAAACCGACGGCGGCATTCAAGTCACCGGTTCGCACAATCCGCCCGAATTCAACGGCATCAAAATGGCCTACGGCAAGACGTCGATTCACGGCGCGATGATTCAGGAGATTCGCGGACTCTGCGAACGCAAAGATTACGAAAAGAGCGACGGCAAGCAGTCGTCGTCCAACATTCTACCCGACTACATCGCATGGCTGACCGCAAACTTGAAACTCGAGCGCAAAGTGCGCGTCGGCGTGGACAGCGGCAACGGCGTGGGCGGCATGTGTGGCCCGCAAATTTTCCGCGAAATCGGCGCGGAGGTTTTTGACATCTACACCGAAGTCGACGGCCGTTTCCCCAACCACCATCCAGACCCGACGGTCGAGAAGAATCTTGTCGCGCTGAAGAAACTTGTTGCCGACAACAAGCTCGAACTCGGCGTCGGTTTCGACGGCGACGCGGACAGACTCGGCGCCATCGACGGCTCGGGCAAAGTGATTTGGGGCGATATGCTGATGACGCTTTTTGCGCGCAGCATTTTGAAAAACCTGCCCGGCGCAAAAGTCATCGCGGACGTGAAGTGCAGCGAGAATTTCTTCGCGGACGTGAAAAAACACGGCGGCACTCCCATCATGTGGAAAACGGGCCACGCACTGATAAAGAGCAAACTCTGGGACGAGAAGGCCGCGCTCGCGGGTGAAATGAGCGGACACTTTTTCTTTGCCGATAGATTTTTTGGATTTGATGACGGCATTTATTCAGCCGGTCGTTTGCTTGAAATCGTCTCGCGCTTGCCGCACTCACTCGCACAAGAACTCTCCGATTTGCCGAAAACCTATTCGACGCCCGAAATTCGCGTCGATTGTCCCGACGAAGTGAAATTCGACGTGGTCGACAAAGTGAAGCACTCGTTCAAAGCCCGCGGTTTGGAAACGATTGATCTCGACGGGGTGCGTGTGAATTTCGGCGACGGCAACTGGGCGCTCGTGCGCGCCTCGAATACGCAGCCGACTTTGGTCCTGCGCATCGAAGCCAAATCGCAAGACAAGCTCGACAGCATTCAAGAAGATGTCTCCAAAGTCCTGAAAGACGCGGGCTTCACCTTTGACCCCAATGCGTCGGGCGGGCACTAA
- a CDS encoding T9SS type A sorting domain-containing protein, which translates to MSFTKKIVLIATILIVPALGIAAQRQCVIIDAFTQWNCPPCASWNPQERSVLNAMGRDTVISIKTHVSWPVPDNDAFHHYNVTECNQRRNYYSVNSVPQGFADGVTNFGQSTTTLRNTIRTRYATPSPCTIDDLVALTLTPTTVQVSGTVTAEESMSNSNLYAVLIRDEVSYTSPPGSNGETYFPDIFCDAAPNFSAGTPITPSPGSPYDFSITLGRDASWDVANLSVVVFVQNNSTREILQGAWSHVSQDYAFSTTNDNPAQLMVSPAGGEQGYIIQLSNEGLQDDIYTVSLTGDWPTGWAHSVEESGGTSNPDQISVSLASGESTFLIIRANPNGNPGHARFGLNVQSTGNELIEVGYNWRLMAGLDVLVIDADGGNTYETYYEQAFDAIDTQMNIVWGWWDTSLDDVDYSLFDGVDILVWFTGDLFQETLTPIDQINIQDYLDAGGKLLLTGQGIGFDMRNDQLFTDYLHARYIRPFPIGTSVSGISGTWADGAAVSIVGGEGANNQNRQSSIELRSSEATMIMNYDQLYNDSTQGAGLSVNSGTYKAIYLAFGLEAVSSTATRASFLESCLNWLYGITATPEAPAVMPTEFSLMQNYPNPFNPETTIPFALPVRSNVKLSVYDLLGREVATLAEGSFEAGTHTVSWDASNLSSGVYFYRLDAQGAQQNFNSTRKIVLMK; encoded by the coding sequence ATGTCATTCACAAAGAAGATTGTTCTGATTGCGACGATTCTGATTGTTCCTGCTCTGGGAATAGCAGCTCAACGCCAGTGCGTTATTATTGACGCCTTCACGCAATGGAATTGCCCGCCTTGCGCATCGTGGAATCCACAAGAGCGTAGTGTATTAAATGCCATGGGTCGTGACACGGTGATATCGATTAAGACGCACGTTTCGTGGCCTGTACCTGACAATGATGCGTTTCACCACTACAATGTGACGGAGTGCAACCAGAGGCGCAACTATTATAGCGTGAACTCTGTGCCTCAGGGCTTCGCGGATGGAGTTACTAACTTCGGCCAGAGCACAACAACGCTCCGAAACACAATCCGAACGCGCTACGCGACGCCGTCTCCTTGCACCATTGACGACTTGGTTGCCTTGACGCTAACTCCAACTACGGTTCAAGTTAGTGGAACGGTCACCGCAGAGGAGTCGATGTCCAATTCCAATTTGTATGCTGTTCTGATTCGAGACGAGGTCTCTTACACCTCTCCCCCCGGCTCAAATGGAGAAACGTACTTTCCTGACATCTTTTGTGATGCTGCTCCAAATTTCAGCGCTGGTACGCCGATAACTCCTTCTCCCGGAAGCCCCTACGATTTTAGCATCACCTTAGGTCGCGATGCTTCGTGGGATGTCGCGAATCTTTCCGTCGTTGTTTTCGTTCAAAACAACAGCACAAGAGAAATCTTGCAGGGTGCATGGAGCCATGTTTCTCAGGACTATGCGTTTTCGACCACGAATGACAATCCGGCACAGTTGATGGTCAGCCCTGCCGGCGGCGAGCAAGGTTATATTATCCAGTTGTCAAACGAGGGTTTGCAGGACGACATTTACACCGTATCGCTGACTGGCGACTGGCCGACCGGCTGGGCGCACAGCGTCGAAGAAAGCGGCGGCACCTCGAATCCGGATCAAATTTCCGTTTCGTTGGCTTCGGGCGAATCGACGTTCTTGATTATCCGCGCGAATCCGAACGGCAATCCCGGACACGCCCGCTTTGGTCTGAATGTCCAATCCACGGGCAACGAGCTTATTGAAGTGGGCTACAACTGGCGTTTGATGGCCGGTTTGGATGTTTTGGTGATTGACGCCGACGGCGGTAATACCTACGAGACCTACTACGAGCAAGCGTTCGACGCGATAGATACGCAGATGAACATCGTATGGGGCTGGTGGGATACGAGCCTCGACGACGTCGACTATTCGCTGTTTGACGGCGTAGATATTCTCGTGTGGTTCACGGGCGACCTGTTCCAAGAAACGCTGACGCCGATTGACCAAATCAACATTCAAGACTACTTGGATGCGGGCGGCAAACTGCTGCTGACCGGACAAGGTATCGGCTTTGACATGCGCAACGACCAGCTCTTCACGGACTATCTGCACGCGCGTTACATTCGTCCTTTCCCGATCGGAACCTCGGTTTCCGGTATCAGCGGCACGTGGGCTGACGGCGCGGCGGTCTCCATCGTCGGAGGCGAAGGCGCCAACAACCAAAACCGCCAGTCTTCGATCGAGCTGCGCAGCAGTGAAGCGACGATGATCATGAATTATGATCAGCTTTATAACGACAGCACACAGGGCGCCGGATTGTCCGTGAACAGCGGAACCTACAAGGCCATTTATCTTGCTTTCGGTTTGGAAGCGGTATCTTCGACTGCGACCCGCGCGTCGTTCTTGGAATCTTGCTTGAACTGGCTCTATGGAATCACCGCGACTCCCGAAGCTCCGGCAGTGATGCCCACGGAATTCAGCCTGATGCAAAATTATCCGAATCCGTTCAACCCCGAGACGACGATTCCGTTCGCCTTGCCGGTACGTTCGAATGTCAAGCTGTCCGTATACGATCTGCTGGGCCGCGAAGTCGCGACTTTGGCTGAAGGCTCGTTTGAAGCGGGTACGCATACTGTCAGTTGGGACGCGAGCAATTTGTCCAGCGGCGTTTACTTCTACCGTTTGGATGCTCAGGGCGCGCAGCAAAACTTCAACAGCACGCGCAAGATTGTGTTGATGAAGTAA
- a CDS encoding OsmC family protein, translating to MSIRKATAVWSGTLKAGKGNMTTESGTLKNINYSFHDRFEDGKGTNPEELIAAAHAGCYAMALSGGIEKAGKVADSIEAVAHVTLDMVNGAPTVTKSHIVCTAKVPGMDATTFHEIAVETKGGCPISRLLMGSAEITLDAKLA from the coding sequence ATGTCTATTCGTAAAGCGACCGCCGTTTGGAGCGGCACTCTGAAGGCCGGCAAAGGCAACATGACGACCGAGTCCGGCACCCTCAAGAACATTAATTATTCTTTTCACGACCGCTTTGAAGACGGTAAAGGCACGAACCCTGAAGAGCTGATTGCGGCGGCGCACGCAGGCTGTTACGCGATGGCGCTTTCGGGCGGCATTGAAAAGGCGGGCAAAGTCGCGGACAGCATCGAAGCTGTTGCGCACGTCACACTCGACATGGTCAACGGTGCGCCGACCGTCACCAAGTCGCATATCGTTTGCACGGCGAAAGTCCCCGGTATGGATGCGACGACGTTCCACGAAATCGCAGTGGAAACGAAAGGCGGCTGCCCGATTTCGCGTCTGCTGATGGGCTCCGCCGAAATCACGTTGGATGCCAAACTCGCTTGA
- a CDS encoding GNAT family N-acetyltransferase produces the protein MIVPPPSERIRFAPLTLDYLDVMCDLHGDAEVMRHYPNVFTREETQQWIERSLARMERDGHSFYALESLETGEFLGQCGILLQEVEGVFEAEVGYLLMRKHWHKGYATEAARHCRDFARSRFCYKRVISLISPENIPSQNVAKRLGAGIEKRIIKWDLPHDVWLHV, from the coding sequence ATGATAGTCCCGCCTCCTTCCGAACGCATTCGTTTTGCGCCGTTGACGCTCGACTATCTGGACGTCATGTGCGACCTTCACGGCGACGCGGAAGTCATGCGCCACTATCCAAACGTGTTCACACGCGAAGAAACACAACAGTGGATCGAGCGGTCACTCGCCCGTATGGAGCGCGATGGGCATTCGTTTTATGCTCTCGAATCACTCGAGACCGGCGAGTTCTTAGGTCAGTGCGGAATACTCTTGCAGGAAGTCGAAGGCGTGTTCGAAGCTGAAGTCGGCTATCTGTTGATGCGCAAACACTGGCACAAAGGCTACGCCACCGAAGCCGCGCGCCACTGCCGCGACTTCGCCAGATCACGGTTTTGTTACAAGCGTGTCATTTCTCTGATCAGCCCCGAAAATATTCCCTCGCAAAACGTCGCCAAGCGATTAGGCGCCGGCATCGAAAAGCGCATCATCAAGTGGGATCTGCCGCACGATGTTTGGCTGCATGTTTAG